The Bacteroidota bacterium genomic sequence CGGGGTGCTGATCGCTCCGAATTCTATGGTGTGACGCGTTGATTCGACGGCATTAAGAGGAAGAACAAGAGATGCGATCCGCCCCTCTTCTCCTCTCCATGAATGAAGGGTTTCCCCTTTCCCGTCTATAACAATATTTTTTTGCGCGCCAAACGCAAGTGAAAAAGAGACGGTATCGAGTTGAGCCGGACGCGGCTTTGCCAGGGAGAGATTCCAGTCGTTTTCGGCGATGCCGGAAAGTCGGTATAGGACATTCAGGTAAAATCCGCCGGCCCAAAGAAAGGACGGCTTGTCGATCCTGCCGAATTCGGGGGATGAAACGTCGGCATACCGGTATTCGTACATCGCCGGCTGGCCCATCGGACTTTCGGCAATGCCGTCGAGCGTCAGGGTCTTTCTCAAATACTCGAGTCCTTCATCGGTTCTTCCGCAGGCCTGAAGGGCTAGGATGTACCATGCCGTCGTGTGCGGCCAGACACCGCCGTTGATGTAGACAAAGGGCGCGCCCGCTTCATCGCCAACCTCCTTGAAATATGAGATCATCGAGTCGGTGTGGAAGTCGGCCGGGGCAACCGTGCGCACACCGATCTTTGGATCGGCAAGCTGTTTGGCGGCAGAGGTTAGAAGCCGGTCCGATCTGTCTTTGTCCAGCAGACTGAATACGGGAGCCAGGAGCGAGCCGGCATAATAGTGGTTGTCGGTATCGGTCCCGTTGAAGTTTGTGAGAAATCCTTGTTTCCCGCTCCACAATTTTTCATTCAACATTTTCTGCATCCGGTCCGCGCTCTTCTCCAACGCCAGCAATTCTCCCGCCTGCTTTTTCCCGAGCGCCGCGCTGACGTACACGAAATCCCTCAGTGCGCGGATGGTGAGTATCGTCAGGTACGAGCGGGGACCTTCGCGATTGCCGAGATCCCACCAGTCGGGATGCTTGGCATACATCAATCCATCTGCTTTTTTTTGGGTCAGGACGAGCTCCACGCTTTTGTCGATGAGGGGATACAACGCCGCAATCGTCGTCGAATCGAACGAATGCCGGTAATAGCTCGCCGTGGCGAGAATGAACCAGAGGTGGTTCCAGTTGTCGGGGGCGCAGTATTCGGTCTGGAAGCCGGTATCGCGCCAATAGTACGCGTGCGGAATAACGGTGTCTTTCGCAAGCGAAGCGATATAGAGGAGATCTCTTTTCACGCGAGGAAGGTCGAAGTTGACCGCACCGAGGTCCGTCAGCAGCACGTCGTGAGTAAAGAAAAAATTGTATTCCGCCGGACAGGGCATCGGAACAACGTGGCCGTCGATGTAATGAGCATTGGAGGCGATGAGTCCCCGCGCCCATATTGCCGACCTATCGA encodes the following:
- a CDS encoding amylo-alpha-1,6-glucosidase, with the translated sequence MVRNNLILVLLSALACPLSAQSTGDPLSYFFDRHYGQVEVGGRYAGAEFHESRPIPSRISFYYPVANSIDVSTDYWKRGNSLPFAVGVRVGDKAKHWLGKEPWDYTLSPHKVKFHRIDSGLDYSLSYEFCMNQPAMVVSLTVKNISGKEMPVEVYAHLLMSLRTCQTYARKDSAWTEYDSACSAITADFDDPQTKQASVFVENAGVRPDDWSSNASAMAATDSATSNWIGDSASNLGHMLMPWTSPGKPIAAFLYKRLLGSNDSLTIVQIIGSCPRGEVKSRTSFLAANWRRETSEYDAYITGKAKDESHFVTGDPWLDRSAIWARGLIASNAHYIDGHVVPMPCPAEYNFFFTHDVLLTDLGAVNFDLPRVKRDLLYIASLAKDTVIPHAYYWRDTGFQTEYCAPDNWNHLWFILATASYYRHSFDSTTIAALYPLIDKSVELVLTQKKADGLMYAKHPDWWDLGNREGPRSYLTILTIRALRDFVYVSAALGKKQAGELLALEKSADRMQKMLNEKLWSGKQGFLTNFNGTDTDNHYYAGSLLAPVFSLLDKDRSDRLLTSAAKQLADPKIGVRTVAPADFHTDSMISYFKEVGDEAGAPFVYINGGVWPHTTAWYILALQACGRTDEGLEYLRKTLTLDGIAESPMGQPAMYEYRYADVSSPEFGRIDKPSFLWAGGFYLNVLYRLSGIAENDWNLSLAKPRPAQLDTVSFSLAFGAQKNIVIDGKGETLHSWRGEEGRIASLVLPLNAVESTRHTIEFGAISTPYLESVNAILYAVSYSEKTKALQCVVSSFKGHSVAAKVIGVKKAVRITVDGKPVSAVVRSRNSAGGEMLVVNFIGSEKKQTLRIVY